The following proteins come from a genomic window of Leptospira bandrabouensis:
- a CDS encoding NAD(P)H-dependent flavin oxidoreductase, protein MKIKTKITEMLKIDLPIIAAPMFLVSYPELVVAVSEAGGIGCFPSLNYRTPEQLREGILEIRSKTKKPIGVNLILHKEHNPNWAKQFEVVMDLKVELIITSLGTPRTIAKEIKSNGSTLFCDVTTLKHANIVAKSGADALIAVSQGAGGHAGAITPFALIPYLKKEVGLPVIAAGAISTGSQMAAALSLGADAVYVGTRFIATPESRAQNEYKQMLIDSSPDEIIYTEKISGIPANWLAKSVERSPDVLEDGPKKIAAGHAGGEKAVEQEYKRWRDIWSAGQGVAQIEEVKPAGEIVKEIASEYLATLNNLPR, encoded by the coding sequence ATGAAAATCAAAACAAAAATCACAGAAATGTTAAAAATTGATCTGCCAATCATTGCAGCTCCAATGTTCCTCGTCTCCTATCCGGAGTTAGTGGTGGCAGTTTCGGAAGCAGGTGGGATAGGCTGTTTTCCTTCTTTAAACTACCGAACACCTGAACAGTTACGGGAAGGAATTTTAGAAATCCGTTCCAAAACCAAAAAACCAATTGGAGTTAATTTGATCCTTCATAAAGAACATAACCCGAATTGGGCGAAACAATTCGAAGTTGTTATGGATTTAAAAGTAGAACTTATCATTACAAGTTTAGGGACTCCTCGAACCATTGCCAAAGAAATCAAATCCAATGGATCTACTTTGTTTTGCGATGTAACCACGCTGAAACATGCAAACATAGTCGCAAAGTCAGGTGCAGACGCTCTGATTGCCGTTTCCCAAGGAGCTGGTGGACACGCTGGTGCTATCACACCTTTTGCATTAATTCCTTACTTAAAAAAGGAAGTTGGACTACCTGTGATTGCAGCAGGTGCTATTTCTACGGGATCACAAATGGCGGCGGCCTTGTCTTTAGGGGCAGATGCAGTGTATGTTGGAACTCGTTTTATTGCGACTCCAGAGTCTAGAGCCCAAAATGAATACAAACAAATGTTAATTGATTCAAGCCCAGATGAAATCATTTATACTGAAAAAATTTCAGGAATCCCCGCCAACTGGTTAGCAAAATCAGTGGAGCGCTCTCCTGATGTTTTAGAAGATGGTCCGAAAAAAATTGCAGCAGGTCACGCTGGCGGGGAAAAAGCCGTTGAACAAGAATACAAACGTTGGAGAGATATTTGGTCTGCGGGACAGGGTGTCGCACAGATTGAAGAAGTAAAACCTGCCGGTGAAATTGTAAAAGAGATAGCCAGTGAATATTTAGCTACTCTCAACAATCTTCCTCGCTAA